AGGCTTTTCTCATCGATATCGACGATCACAACCCGCTCGTCGAGCGTCTCTGGCATGGTGGCACGCAAGCGCGCGTCATAGGCCAGATCGTCCAGGCGCTGCAGTATCCCCATGGGCATCACACCCACGGCATGCAATATCACCAGAATCAGCGGCAGCAGCGTCACCGCAATGCGCGGCCCGTGTTTGCTCAGGGCCTGCATGCTGCGACGGGTGAAACCTGAAGAGAACAGGAAGGGATTGGCAGCGCCGAGCCCAAGGACCCGGCGGCCACAGCAGACATCAGTGCTGGATGAACTGCATCTGCGTGCCGGCCAGTTCGATCACGTCGCCATGCTTCAGATTGAGTGCTTCGGTACCCAAAGCGGTACCGTTGACGGTGGGCTTGACCGCCCCTTCAACCAGGGCCACCACGTAGCCATGTGGACGGCGCGTGATTGCCGCGACAGCCACACCCGGCTTGCCGATGGTTGTCACCACCTTCACGAGGGGCACTTCCCGACCCGTTGCAGCGCCCGACATCACCTTGATCGCAGCGCTACCCACACTGCCAGCGGCAGGGGTTGCGCCCTCGACGGCGCCCGAGTTGATGACCGTGGTCTTTTCGTAATTGTCTGACGCGCCATCGTGAACGAACTTGATCTTGTACTTGCCAATCTCAACCGTGTCCCCGTTTTGCAACTGCTGCTTCTTGATGGCCTTGCCATTCACGTAAG
This region of Hydrogenophaga crassostreae genomic DNA includes:
- a CDS encoding FHA domain-containing protein — encoded protein: MPKMIVSIDGVVIKEVQLTKDRTTLGRRPYNDIVIDNLAVSGEHAVMQMSGAEVFLEDLNSTNGTYVNGKAIKKQQLQNGDTVEIGKYKIKFVHDGASDNYEKTTVINSGAVEGATPAAGSVGSAAIKVMSGAATGREVPLVKVVTTIGKPGVAVAAITRRPHGYVVALVEGAVKPTVNGTALGTEALNLKHGDVIELAGTQMQFIQH